The Triticum aestivum cultivar Chinese Spring chromosome 4B, IWGSC CS RefSeq v2.1, whole genome shotgun sequence sequence CCATGCATCCTACACGCCTGCACTCCCGGCGCACCATGCGTCCTTGCCCGAGATCAGTTCCCACGTCCAGGACAGGAGGCCTGTGAGACGCCGACGCGCGTGGACCCAAGCCCCTCTTGCGCtgcctcgcctcgatgcccctgacCGCCCGCGGGAGTGACCAAGGAGCAAGCATACCAAGGAGTTTGGTCAAGTTCGATTTTCATTACGAAAGACAGGGTTCAAACACACTTCTACCTCCGTTTCATATTAAGCGTTGATTTAGTATAAAGTTAGCGACACTTAATATAAAACATGAACGGAGGGTGACATGTGTCGTGAGGTCAATGCATTCATGTGGTAACTTGAGACGTGTTGAGTGGGACGACAGAGGGGTACTTTACTAAGATAAATCCATATTACAAATGAAGGAAAATCCATAAGATTGCAATTAACGGCCACAGAACAGCCGGAACCGCTACAAGGAAAAGGAACAGAGTTCCATGCAGCTCTCTCCTAGTCCTAGGAGAGCATCGCCAACGACGCCAAGCATGCAGCTACCGCACGCTATTGGTCTTTTATTCTCGCGCCTTTGCCTAGCAAGACATATACCcttacattattattattattattaggtgCGTGACATGACACTCACACCGCCTCGATGATGGCGCCGGCCACCGCTTCCCAGCCGCGGAGGTGCTCGTCGTCGACGATGTTGCTGCCGCGAACGCATTGTCGCACGCACTGTTGGTGCTTGGTCCGATCTTTCCAGCCCTGGCACTTCCTTTGGCAAGACAGTTGGCACTCCCTGTCGCACGGAcgcccggcgacctcctcctcttgGGCGTGGCGGTGCTCGTCGACGTCGTTGCCGCCGCCCACAGCGAGGCTGAGGCCGCGGCGCATGCACTGTTGCACGCACTGGTCCTTCCTCGTCGGGTCTTGCCAGTGGCTACACTTGTTCTCGCAAGACGCTCTGCTGGGGTGGTGATGCTCCCGGCTGTGGCACTCGTCGACGCACTGCTTTTTCCTCGCCGGAACTTGGTGGTGTTGGCACTTGAGGTCGCACGAGTCGTTCTCCTCCGGATCATCGACGCGCAGACGGGCAACCACGAGGGACACGAGCAGTACTATACTAGTACCCTACTAATACCAAGGGATGCGCTGGTGGCTAAGTTTGGACGATAACGCCCTCGCAGACGTGTTCGGCTGCCAAGCAAACACCTGCCACGGACGTGGCGACGCAGGCGGTTGCCACGGTGAGGAGTGATTTGTTTTTATATGCCATCTGCGGGCTGAGTGGCTAATCTTGTACTGGGAGCGCGCGCCCGGCAAGAGATCTCCATCGTCATTTAATAAATA is a genomic window containing:
- the LOC123089915 gene encoding antimicrobial peptides-like translates to MAYKNKSLLTVATACVATSVGTSIVLLVSLVVARLRVDDPEENDSCDLKCQHHQVPARKKQCVDECHSREHHHPSRASCENKCSHWQDPTRKDQCVQQCMRRGLSLAVGGGNDVDEHRHAQEEEVAGRPCDRECQLSCQRKCQGWKDRTKHQQCVRQCVRGSNIVDDEHLRGWEAVAGAIIEAV